The Sphingorhabdus sp. Alg231-15 genome has a segment encoding these proteins:
- a CDS encoding ammonium transporter yields the protein MKYLSKFLATISVAILASVPATAQDVVDQTTDVANSGDTAWILTSTALVLLMTLPGLALFYGGLVRSKNFLSVLVQCMAVAAIASVLWVVVGYTLAFGTVTNGILGNGINWMFQNLGNVREDTTIPESAFAMFQMTFAVITPALMVGAWVDRARFGWVVAFCSLWLLVVYAPVTHWVWGGGWLASMGVLDFAGGIVVHTTAGVSALVVAMMMGKRIGWPKTLMLPHSPALTVAGAGLLWVGWFGFNGGSALTATDDASSAIINTHIAASMAALVWILIERIKVGKSTAVGVATGAIAGLATITPAAGFVGPGASIIIGGVAGLVCFFAVGLVKNGFKIDDSLDVFAVHGVGGMLGSLLLALFISEGFEGTGYPEGMAFGSQFVAQLIGVGAVAIWSAVATAILGYGISFILPMRVNEDDERDGLDIASHGERAWDLD from the coding sequence ATGAAATATCTGAGTAAGTTTCTTGCCACTATCAGTGTTGCGATATTGGCATCGGTACCCGCCACCGCGCAGGATGTAGTTGATCAAACCACGGATGTTGCCAATAGCGGTGACACCGCCTGGATATTAACATCAACCGCCTTGGTGCTGCTGATGACCCTTCCCGGCCTTGCCCTGTTTTACGGCGGCCTGGTCCGTTCCAAGAACTTCCTTTCGGTGCTGGTGCAATGCATGGCCGTTGCCGCGATCGCCTCAGTCCTGTGGGTTGTGGTTGGTTACACATTGGCGTTCGGAACTGTTACCAACGGTATATTAGGTAATGGAATCAACTGGATGTTCCAGAATCTTGGGAATGTTCGTGAAGATACGACCATTCCCGAATCCGCTTTTGCGATGTTCCAAATGACCTTTGCTGTGATCACCCCCGCTCTCATGGTGGGCGCATGGGTAGACCGCGCCCGCTTCGGTTGGGTCGTAGCTTTCTGTTCGCTTTGGTTGCTCGTCGTATATGCGCCCGTAACCCACTGGGTATGGGGCGGTGGATGGCTTGCCAGCATGGGTGTTCTCGATTTTGCTGGCGGCATTGTCGTTCACACCACAGCCGGTGTATCCGCACTTGTCGTGGCCATGATGATGGGCAAGCGTATCGGCTGGCCCAAGACGCTTATGTTGCCTCATAGCCCTGCCCTGACCGTTGCGGGTGCAGGCCTGCTCTGGGTCGGCTGGTTCGGCTTTAACGGTGGCTCAGCCCTAACTGCAACCGATGACGCTTCATCTGCAATCATCAACACCCATATTGCCGCCTCCATGGCCGCATTGGTTTGGATTTTGATCGAGCGGATTAAGGTTGGGAAGTCAACCGCGGTGGGCGTTGCAACTGGCGCTATTGCAGGTTTGGCAACGATCACGCCTGCGGCCGGATTTGTTGGCCCTGGCGCATCTATCATTATCGGCGGTGTTGCCGGTCTCGTCTGTTTCTTTGCCGTCGGACTGGTCAAAAATGGCTTCAAGATTGATGACAGCCTCGATGTTTTTGCGGTGCACGGTGTCGGAGGAATGCTTGGTTCGTTGCTGCTCGCGCTGTTCATCAGCGAAGGCTTCGAAGGCACCGGCTATCCCGAAGGCATGGCCTTTGGTAGCCAGTTTGTCGCGCAGCTCATCGGTGTCGGCGCTGTAGCCATCTGGTCCGCGGTTGCGACGGCAATTCTGGGCTATGGTATCAGCTTCATCCTGCCGATGCGGGTCAATGAAGATGATGAACGTGATGGCCTGGACATTGCCAGCCATGGCGAACGGGCATGGGATCTAGACTAG
- a CDS encoding FkbM family methyltransferase produces MVARASEEIVYHRLVENGFKPGAIIDVGAFKGDWTRLAGQIFGPMPMLMVEAQPSLRAGLDALTQELPHVKCETAVLGAKAGQEVTFYEMGTGSSFMPEASDAPRKELKLQTRTLDDVVDEHLEPADDIFLKIDVQGAELQVLQGADKVLERAGLVQLETAMLQYNEGAPLLPEVVSFMAERGLYPTEVSGFSRPRNHLVQIDLLFARAGSVLRPEFFNF; encoded by the coding sequence ATGGTTGCACGGGCTTCTGAAGAAATTGTCTATCACCGCCTGGTCGAAAATGGTTTCAAGCCAGGTGCAATTATTGATGTGGGTGCCTTCAAAGGCGATTGGACACGGCTGGCAGGACAGATTTTCGGTCCCATGCCGATGCTGATGGTGGAAGCGCAACCATCGCTGCGTGCTGGCCTTGATGCGCTGACGCAAGAATTGCCGCATGTTAAATGCGAAACAGCGGTTCTCGGTGCAAAAGCAGGGCAGGAGGTTACCTTTTACGAAATGGGAACCGGATCATCCTTCATGCCCGAGGCGAGCGATGCGCCGCGCAAGGAGCTGAAGCTGCAAACGCGGACGCTGGACGACGTGGTTGACGAGCATCTCGAACCCGCTGATGATATCTTCCTGAAAATAGACGTTCAAGGAGCAGAACTTCAAGTGTTGCAGGGTGCCGACAAGGTGCTGGAGCGCGCTGGTTTAGTGCAGCTCGAAACCGCGATGCTGCAATATAATGAAGGCGCACCTCTGTTGCCGGAAGTCGTTTCATTCATGGCCGAACGCGGGCTCTATCCGACCGAAGTGTCCGGTTTCAGCCGACCACGCAATCATCTGGTGCAAATTGATCTGCTCTTTGCCCGTGCCGGATCAGTGCTCCGGCCGGAGTTTTTCAACTTTTAG
- a CDS encoding PilZ domain-containing protein — MALKSTRYRKVEPAALNRRAVPRHEVTVSSASLKRRGDKSIVATLLDISIYGCRFEADAVFQEGEKVTVTVNQQAPMKATLVWQKTKQAGCRFADALDTEILRTLTLAS, encoded by the coding sequence GTGGCGTTGAAGTCGACAAGATACCGCAAAGTGGAGCCAGCAGCATTGAACCGGCGGGCGGTTCCGCGTCATGAAGTGACCGTGTCCAGCGCATCTTTAAAACGCCGAGGCGATAAATCCATAGTCGCCACATTGCTGGATATTTCGATCTACGGGTGCCGGTTTGAAGCAGACGCTGTGTTTCAGGAAGGCGAAAAAGTCACCGTCACCGTCAATCAACAGGCGCCTATGAAAGCGACATTGGTCTGGCAAAAAACAAAGCAGGCCGGTTGCCGCTTTGCCGACGCTCTCGATACCGAGATATTACGGACTCTGACACTGGCTTCCTAA
- a CDS encoding GNAT family N-acetyltransferase translates to MDIRLDDLTGKPVQALLAAHLSGMQSNSPPGSVYALDLSGLKTPDVSVWTAWDSGHLMGVGALKQLSDTAGEIKSMRTDSAHLRKGVGLSILNHIIEEARRRGYKRISLETGSGDEFEPALRLYRKRGFENGEAFGNYEASAFNQFLHKSL, encoded by the coding sequence ATGGATATTCGATTAGATGATCTCACCGGTAAACCGGTTCAGGCGCTACTGGCCGCTCATCTTTCCGGCATGCAGAGCAATTCTCCGCCCGGAAGTGTTTATGCGTTGGACCTCTCCGGACTGAAGACACCCGATGTCTCTGTCTGGACTGCTTGGGACAGCGGTCATCTGATGGGAGTTGGGGCGCTGAAACAACTGTCTGATACGGCCGGTGAAATCAAATCCATGCGCACCGATTCGGCGCATCTGCGCAAAGGTGTTGGCCTGTCAATTCTCAACCACATAATTGAGGAGGCGCGGCGGCGAGGATATAAACGGATAAGCCTGGAAACAGGGTCAGGTGATGAATTCGAGCCAGCACTTCGCCTTTACCGCAAGCGCGGTTTTGAAAATGGTGAAGCTTTTGGCAATTACGAAGCGAGTGCATTCAACCAATTTCTGCACAAGAGCCTTTGA
- a CDS encoding DUF2849 domain-containing protein encodes MKILTGNDLKTGDVTWWTGNDWSRHVEDAVDVGENFESILHEEEASRRVNVPYAIEAEMTDDGPRPAHIKDRVRALGPTVRPDLTLKPADPEAGNWVI; translated from the coding sequence TTGAAGATACTAACTGGAAATGATTTGAAAACAGGTGATGTAACCTGGTGGACTGGAAACGACTGGTCCCGCCATGTCGAAGATGCTGTTGATGTGGGTGAAAATTTCGAATCCATCCTGCATGAGGAGGAAGCCTCCCGCCGGGTCAACGTTCCCTATGCCATTGAAGCGGAAATGACCGACGATGGCCCTCGCCCTGCCCATATCAAGGACCGCGTAAGAGCGCTTGGCCCGACTGTAAGACCGGATTTAACATTAAAGCCAGCCGATCCCGAGGCTGGAAACTGGGTGATATAA
- a CDS encoding protein adenylyltransferase SelO family protein, which produces MPYKPQAEPVPSPYRADVKITDLGEKIGDPVQAAQFPEHILRFRNDRWGQTVGLSDLSDEEWLNHFGRFAPLPDNLDPPLALRYHGHQFRNYNPEIGDGRGFLFGQMRDHEDRLMDLATKGSGTTPWSRSGDGRLTLKGGVREVLATEMLEALGVDTSKTFALVETGEALERGDEPSPTRSAVMTRLSHSHIRFGTFQRIAAEQNEELMHALVDYCLTQFYGGAKTDNPAIELFQHVSKKAAQLAASYMTAGFVHGVLNTDNINITGESFDYGPWRFTPYWEPGFTAAYFDQEGLYCFARQPEALHWNLAQLASALRLICDSDPLVTTLEGFPRSYGEAFTEHFCWRLGVESEGFEKDKPLVVAAEQALSLKTVTIDQFFFDWGCGTPTNMKCYESDEFDAFAKEISQRKRARQSKHDYWRSKAPCSMHIEEVEAIWDAIARDDDWQPLTRKIEAIRNMGQALRNL; this is translated from the coding sequence ATGCCATATAAACCGCAAGCCGAACCCGTCCCATCACCCTATCGTGCGGATGTCAAGATAACTGATCTGGGAGAGAAAATTGGCGATCCGGTTCAGGCAGCACAATTTCCCGAACATATCTTGCGCTTCCGCAATGATCGATGGGGCCAGACAGTTGGTCTGTCTGATCTGAGCGACGAAGAATGGCTCAATCATTTTGGCCGTTTCGCCCCTTTACCGGACAATTTGGATCCGCCTCTGGCCCTGCGCTATCACGGCCATCAATTTCGCAACTATAATCCAGAAATCGGTGATGGCCGCGGCTTTCTGTTTGGCCAAATGCGTGATCATGAGGACCGATTGATGGATTTGGCCACCAAAGGCTCCGGCACTACGCCCTGGAGCCGATCGGGCGATGGGCGATTGACTCTGAAAGGCGGTGTCCGCGAAGTTCTGGCCACAGAGATGCTAGAAGCGCTGGGCGTCGATACATCCAAAACCTTTGCGCTCGTTGAAACGGGTGAGGCATTGGAACGTGGTGACGAACCGTCCCCAACGCGATCCGCGGTCATGACGCGGCTTAGCCATAGTCACATCCGGTTTGGTACTTTCCAAAGGATCGCAGCAGAACAGAATGAGGAACTGATGCATGCGCTGGTGGACTATTGTCTGACCCAATTTTACGGCGGCGCAAAAACCGACAATCCCGCTATTGAGCTTTTCCAGCATGTTTCCAAGAAAGCCGCACAACTGGCCGCCAGCTATATGACGGCAGGCTTTGTTCATGGTGTACTGAATACAGACAATATCAACATAACCGGTGAAAGTTTTGACTACGGACCCTGGCGCTTCACGCCTTATTGGGAACCCGGCTTTACGGCCGCCTATTTTGATCAGGAAGGCCTTTACTGTTTTGCCAGGCAGCCAGAAGCTTTGCATTGGAACCTTGCGCAGTTGGCCAGCGCGTTAAGGCTGATTTGCGACAGTGATCCGTTAGTCACCACGCTTGAAGGATTTCCTAGGTCATATGGCGAAGCTTTTACCGAACATTTCTGCTGGCGGTTGGGAGTCGAAAGCGAAGGTTTTGAAAAGGACAAACCGCTTGTTGTCGCTGCTGAACAGGCATTGAGCCTGAAAACAGTCACTATTGACCAGTTCTTTTTCGACTGGGGTTGCGGCACGCCGACCAACATGAAATGTTACGAGTCAGATGAGTTCGACGCCTTTGCCAAAGAGATAAGTCAACGAAAGCGTGCAAGACAGTCAAAACACGACTATTGGCGATCAAAAGCCCCCTGTTCGATGCATATCGAAGAAGTCGAAGCAATTTGGGATGCGATTGCCCGTGATGATGATTGGCAACCGTTAACCAGAAAGATTGAGGCAATCAGAAATATGGGTCAGGCACTCAGGAATTTGTAA
- a CDS encoding nitronate monooxygenase — protein sequence MFKGVKPIQYNGREVWPLIEGGKGVAATNHASSGAWAAAGGIGTVSAVNADSYDAEGNVIPQIYHGKTRGARHEELVKYAIDGAVAQVTRAFEMSNGKGAININVLWEMGGAQQVLHGVLEQTKGMVAGVTCGAGMPYKLSEIAQQYGVSYLPIISSARAFRALWKRAYHKVSDLMAAVVYEDPWLAGGHNGLSNAEDPRKPEDPYPRVKALRDTMRGEGIDDSVPIIMAGGVWALKDWDNWIDNDELGQIAFQFGTRPLLTKESPIPDSWKNELTKIKEGDVLLHKFSPTGFYSSAVRNEFLRSLEARSERQIPYSTEKAGEHTHQLDVGVKGKNFWVTRNDLLRAREWDGLGFTMALKTPDNTIVFTTPEEAKMIRKDQADCMGCLSHCGFSSWKDHDNYSTGRLADPRSFCIQKSLQEIVHGSPIEEHLMFAGHGAYNFGKDPFYSNGFVPTVKQLVDRILTGE from the coding sequence TTGTTTAAAGGGGTGAAGCCAATCCAGTATAACGGTCGCGAAGTCTGGCCGTTGATAGAGGGTGGCAAAGGCGTTGCTGCGACCAATCATGCCAGTTCCGGTGCATGGGCAGCTGCTGGTGGTATCGGCACAGTTTCCGCCGTCAATGCGGACAGTTATGACGCCGAGGGTAACGTCATCCCACAGATTTATCACGGCAAGACCCGTGGTGCCCGGCATGAAGAACTCGTCAAATATGCAATTGATGGGGCGGTAGCGCAGGTTACTCGTGCCTTTGAAATGTCCAATGGCAAGGGTGCGATCAACATCAACGTTCTTTGGGAAATGGGCGGTGCCCAGCAGGTCTTGCACGGTGTGCTTGAGCAGACCAAGGGTATGGTAGCTGGTGTTACTTGCGGCGCTGGTATGCCGTATAAACTGTCTGAGATTGCCCAGCAATATGGTGTGAGTTACTTACCGATCATCAGTTCGGCTCGGGCGTTCCGTGCCTTGTGGAAGAGAGCCTATCACAAGGTTTCGGATCTCATGGCAGCCGTCGTCTACGAGGATCCGTGGCTTGCCGGCGGGCACAATGGACTCAGCAATGCCGAAGATCCGCGTAAGCCGGAAGATCCCTATCCTCGCGTTAAAGCCCTGCGCGACACAATGCGCGGCGAAGGCATTGATGACAGCGTGCCAATCATCATGGCTGGCGGTGTCTGGGCATTGAAGGATTGGGACAACTGGATCGACAATGACGAGCTTGGCCAGATCGCCTTCCAATTTGGCACACGCCCCTTGCTGACCAAAGAAAGCCCGATCCCAGACAGCTGGAAAAACGAGTTGACCAAGATCAAGGAAGGCGATGTGCTGCTGCATAAATTTTCGCCGACCGGTTTCTATTCATCCGCTGTCCGCAACGAGTTTCTGCGTAGTCTCGAAGCGCGTTCGGAGCGTCAGATACCTTACTCCACTGAAAAAGCAGGAGAGCACACCCATCAGCTGGATGTCGGTGTAAAGGGCAAGAATTTCTGGGTAACGCGCAACGATTTGTTACGCGCACGCGAATGGGATGGTCTTGGCTTCACCATGGCGCTGAAAACGCCGGATAACACAATAGTGTTCACAACGCCGGAAGAGGCGAAGATGATCCGCAAGGATCAGGCTGACTGCATGGGTTGTCTTTCCCATTGCGGATTCTCTTCGTGGAAAGACCATGATAATTACAGCACCGGGCGGCTCGCTGATCCTCGCAGTTTCTGCATTCAAAAGTCCTTGCAGGAAATTGTCCATGGTTCGCCAATCGAGGAACATTTAATGTTCGCCGGACATGGCGCCTATAATTTCGGTAAAGATCCATTTTATTCCAATGGCTTTGTGCCAACCGTGAAGCAGTTGGTGGATCGTATTCTGACTGGCGAATAG
- a CDS encoding alpha/beta fold hydrolase, giving the protein MKNYQDQFWQSEDDLSLHYRDYASNSTKTPIICVPGLTRNSRDFEHLGALLCGDRRVIMVNLRGRGQSDYAKDSTTYNPKTYVADIVRLMDEIDLPKAVFFGTSLGGIVTMLMASMHSGRVAGALLNDIGPEIDQRGLDRIGEYVGQGRSFDTWAHAARDLAESSANIFPDYTLKEWISFAKKLYRMNSSGRIKLDYDMKISEPFDRKGNGSDAMWRALEAFKDLPTLILRGETSDLFSEATATKMLGMMQNGELVTVPRVGHAPTLEEPQSLDAIAALLQRVE; this is encoded by the coding sequence GTGAAAAACTATCAGGATCAATTTTGGCAGTCAGAAGATGACCTGAGTCTGCATTATCGGGATTACGCTTCCAATAGCACGAAGACGCCGATCATTTGCGTACCAGGTCTGACGCGCAATAGTCGGGATTTCGAACATCTGGGTGCGCTGTTATGCGGCGATCGCCGAGTCATCATGGTCAACCTGCGCGGTCGCGGCCAGAGCGACTATGCGAAGGATAGCACAACATATAATCCGAAAACCTATGTAGCGGATATTGTCCGGCTCATGGACGAAATTGATCTGCCGAAAGCTGTTTTTTTTGGAACGTCTCTGGGCGGTATTGTGACGATGCTGATGGCGTCCATGCATTCAGGCCGTGTTGCTGGGGCGTTGCTGAACGATATTGGGCCCGAAATAGATCAGCGCGGTTTAGACCGGATCGGCGAATATGTGGGGCAGGGGCGCAGTTTTGACACATGGGCACATGCTGCACGTGACCTTGCCGAATCCAGCGCTAACATCTTCCCTGACTATACCCTGAAAGAATGGATAAGCTTCGCCAAGAAACTCTATCGGATGAACAGCTCCGGTCGGATCAAGCTGGATTATGATATGAAGATATCAGAGCCATTTGATCGCAAAGGGAATGGCAGCGATGCCATGTGGCGGGCGTTGGAAGCCTTCAAGGACCTGCCAACACTGATCTTGCGGGGGGAGACATCAGACCTGTTTAGCGAAGCGACAGCAACAAAGATGTTAGGCATGATGCAAAACGGGGAGCTCGTGACCGTGCCGCGTGTCGGGCATGCTCCCACATTAGAAGAACCCCAATCGCTTGACGCAATTGCCGCATTGCTTCAACGGGTCGAGTAA
- a CDS encoding glycosyltransferase yields the protein MKSSKILHLHSTFNLGGKEARAVRLMNHFGDQAEHTILSAEPQSLSARDAIDGKIKVNFPDDAPSLAGKPSLGRYKELVSYFRQFDLILSYNWGSMDGVMARTLFSRVEGLPPLIHHEDGFNEDERKKLNWKRNFFRKFALGGSQSLVVPSERLEDIATSVWKQPAEKIHRIPNGIDVKLFEKKPQRGALTGFKKNKGEVVVGTLAGLRAIKNLPRLVRACAAAGDNVRLVIVGEGPEKEAILSEAKNCGMEDRLLMPGFLARPSRYVGLFDIFALSSDSEQFPISLIEAMAAGLPVAATDVGDVKSMVCQANHGLIKPVDDEAQFTEALTTLVQHEQLREEIGTLNQMKAQAEYNENKMLARYALLYGHALGRPKFGQ from the coding sequence ATGAAATCTTCCAAAATCCTGCATCTGCACAGCACGTTCAATCTGGGCGGAAAAGAAGCGCGCGCCGTGCGTCTGATGAATCATTTCGGTGATCAGGCGGAGCACACGATCCTGTCTGCAGAGCCGCAGAGCCTCTCGGCGCGGGATGCCATTGATGGCAAAATCAAAGTAAATTTTCCTGATGACGCTCCATCCCTCGCTGGCAAGCCTTCATTGGGTCGGTATAAGGAACTGGTCTCCTATTTTCGGCAGTTCGACCTGATCCTGTCCTACAATTGGGGCTCGATGGATGGGGTGATGGCACGAACCTTGTTTTCCCGGGTGGAAGGATTGCCGCCGCTTATTCATCATGAAGATGGATTCAATGAAGACGAACGCAAGAAACTAAACTGGAAACGAAATTTCTTCCGAAAATTCGCATTAGGCGGCAGCCAGTCGCTGGTCGTTCCCTCTGAGCGTCTGGAAGATATTGCGACATCCGTCTGGAAACAACCGGCTGAGAAGATTCATCGGATTCCCAATGGTATTGACGTGAAGCTGTTTGAGAAAAAACCGCAACGCGGCGCGCTGACGGGATTCAAGAAAAACAAGGGTGAAGTTGTCGTCGGAACTCTGGCAGGCCTGCGAGCGATCAAGAACCTACCACGTTTGGTGCGTGCCTGTGCAGCGGCCGGAGATAATGTCCGGCTGGTCATTGTTGGCGAAGGGCCGGAAAAGGAAGCGATCCTGTCCGAGGCAAAAAACTGCGGTATGGAAGATCGCTTGTTGATGCCGGGTTTTCTAGCAAGGCCATCGCGATATGTCGGTCTTTTCGATATTTTTGCGCTCTCTTCCGATAGCGAGCAATTCCCGATATCGCTTATCGAGGCGATGGCGGCCGGTTTGCCGGTAGCCGCGACCGATGTCGGTGACGTAAAATCTATGGTATGTCAGGCCAATCACGGCCTGATTAAGCCCGTGGATGACGAAGCGCAGTTTACTGAAGCACTGACCACATTGGTCCAACATGAACAGCTTCGAGAGGAAATCGGCACACTGAACCAGATGAAAGCGCAAGCAGAGTATAATGAAAACAAGATGTTGGCACGTTATGCTTTACTATATGGTCATGCCCTTGGGCGACCAAAATTTGGTCAGTAG
- the cobA gene encoding uroporphyrinogen-III C-methyltransferase: MEKFDHLATENMPNSGIVYLVGAGPGDPELLTLRAARLLAEADIIVHDGLVSSDILAMAPETTTKISVAKQRSRHSMAQDAINALLVAEAQKGHKVVRLKGGDPFIFGRGGEEASDCIKAGIRVEVVPGISAALGCAAQAKMPLTHRDASSAVSFVAGQCKGLSDQNWSGLAGKGRTLVIYMGVANAEAIVEKLIADGASPDLPVAVLENGTRDNFRALQTLLTDLGDLVLRENVKSPALLVVGEVARYGNANDKFREYAQMAGVEF, translated from the coding sequence ATGGAAAAATTTGATCACCTTGCAACCGAAAATATGCCGAATAGCGGCATTGTCTATCTGGTCGGTGCCGGCCCGGGCGATCCGGAACTGCTGACACTCCGTGCTGCCCGCTTGCTGGCTGAGGCCGATATAATCGTTCATGATGGACTGGTTAGCTCTGATATCCTGGCCATGGCACCCGAAACAACCACGAAAATTTCTGTCGCCAAGCAGCGATCTCGACATAGCATGGCGCAGGACGCCATTAATGCGCTACTGGTTGCGGAAGCCCAAAAGGGACATAAGGTCGTCCGCCTAAAGGGCGGAGACCCTTTCATTTTTGGGCGCGGCGGAGAAGAAGCCAGTGATTGCATCAAAGCGGGCATAAGAGTCGAGGTTGTTCCTGGAATCAGCGCCGCATTAGGCTGTGCTGCTCAGGCAAAAATGCCGCTCACTCATCGCGACGCATCCAGCGCGGTTTCGTTTGTTGCGGGTCAATGCAAAGGCCTTTCGGATCAAAACTGGTCAGGATTGGCCGGCAAAGGAAGAACGTTGGTGATCTACATGGGTGTCGCCAATGCCGAAGCGATTGTTGAGAAATTGATTGCCGACGGTGCGTCGCCAGATTTGCCGGTTGCCGTTTTGGAAAATGGGACGCGAGACAATTTTCGCGCCTTGCAGACTCTGTTGACCGATCTCGGTGATCTCGTGCTGCGTGAGAATGTCAAAAGCCCGGCCCTGTTGGTCGTCGGCGAGGTCGCGCGTTACGGCAATGCAAATGACAAGTTTCGTGAATATGCCCAAATGGCGGGAGTGGAATTTTGA
- the astD gene encoding succinylglutamate-semialdehyde dehydrogenase, which produces MLTQLISIEPATGATLWKGNAGDADAAVAKARKAWPTWAALPLTKRIEAVRRYANRIRTKSEQLAELIARETGKPIWESRTEAEAVIKKVDISIKAYAERTSQRQLSSQPNMRAAMRHKPHGVMAVLGPYNFPAHLPNGHIVPALIAGNVVVFKPSEKTPAVGQFLVDALAKSGLPDGVVNILHGGPEVGKKLTANQDIDGVLFTGSAQTGIALNRQFAARPDVILALEMGGNNPIIVWDTDDIHSAAVLVVQSAFLSAGQRCSAASRMIVKDELYDRVVKEVKRISDRLIIDEPFSKPAPFMGPVIDNDVADGLTESFLALMSHGGRPIKHMARPIDDRPFLTPGIIDVTDMEERPDIELFGPILQIIRVEDFETAIAEANNTRYGLSAALIGGTATQYDQFWSNSRAGIVNWNKMTVGASSEAPFGGIGLSGNHRPSAYYAADYCAYPVVSMEAEQTRASIGVGLKDEE; this is translated from the coding sequence ATTTTGACACAACTAATTTCGATAGAACCGGCAACCGGTGCGACTTTATGGAAAGGCAATGCCGGCGATGCAGATGCAGCCGTTGCCAAAGCACGAAAAGCCTGGCCGACATGGGCCGCCCTGCCGCTCACCAAACGGATTGAAGCGGTGCGCCGATATGCCAATCGCATTAGAACCAAGTCCGAACAGTTGGCCGAATTGATCGCCAGAGAAACAGGAAAACCGATCTGGGAGTCGAGAACCGAAGCCGAAGCGGTCATCAAAAAGGTCGATATTTCGATCAAAGCTTATGCTGAACGAACCTCACAGCGGCAACTATCAAGCCAGCCTAACATGCGGGCGGCGATGCGACACAAACCCCACGGTGTAATGGCCGTGCTAGGGCCTTATAATTTCCCGGCCCACCTGCCAAATGGTCACATCGTTCCGGCGTTGATCGCGGGTAATGTGGTTGTTTTCAAACCCTCCGAAAAAACGCCCGCTGTTGGGCAGTTTCTCGTTGATGCACTCGCCAAATCCGGCCTGCCAGATGGGGTTGTAAACATCCTGCATGGCGGTCCAGAAGTTGGCAAAAAATTGACCGCCAATCAAGACATTGATGGCGTTCTGTTTACCGGGTCAGCGCAGACCGGCATTGCGCTCAATCGCCAGTTCGCGGCGCGGCCCGATGTCATTCTTGCGCTGGAAATGGGCGGCAACAACCCGATCATTGTCTGGGATACTGATGATATCCACAGCGCTGCAGTGCTGGTGGTTCAATCGGCATTTCTCTCCGCCGGACAGCGCTGTTCCGCCGCAAGCCGGATGATCGTAAAAGATGAGCTTTACGATCGCGTAGTGAAGGAAGTGAAACGCATCTCAGATCGCTTGATCATCGATGAACCTTTTAGCAAACCCGCACCATTTATGGGCCCGGTCATCGACAATGATGTTGCGGATGGCCTGACCGAAAGCTTCCTGGCACTGATGAGCCACGGTGGCCGCCCTATCAAGCATATGGCTCGCCCGATTGATGATCGCCCGTTCCTGACACCCGGCATTATCGATGTCACCGATATGGAAGAACGGCCTGATATCGAATTATTTGGCCCGATATTACAGATCATTCGTGTAGAAGATTTCGAAACGGCCATCGCGGAAGCCAACAACACCCGATATGGCCTTTCGGCCGCTCTGATTGGCGGCACCGCCACGCAATATGATCAATTCTGGTCCAACAGCAGAGCCGGTATTGTGAACTGGAACAAGATGACCGTCGGCGCGTCATCAGAGGCACCATTTGGCGGCATCGGACTCTCCGGCAATCATCGCCCGAGTGCCTATTATGCAGCCGATTATTGTGCCTATCCAGTCGTTTCGATGGAAGCGGAACAGACCCGCGCATCAATAGGCGTTGGCTTGAAAGACGAAGAATAG